CAAGCTGATGGCTCAAGTAAAATATCTGAAGCGCATCTAGAAGAACTTCTTGAAATTGTTCGAGAATTTAACGGACGCTATGGAAATATTGAATGGGGTGAGGAAGATAAAATAGCCAAAGGATTAGTGTATATTCAAGAACAAGTAAAAGAAGATAATCATCTCCTAAAAACTGCTCAAAACTCTGACAAACAAAATACTCAAATTGAGTTTAAAAATGTCTTAGTTGAAAGAATGCAATCCATTCTTGATACACATTTTTTACTTTACCAAAGATTTAATGATGATCAAGATTTTAGAGAACGCATCACACGCAAGATGTTTGATATATGGTATAGCAGTATTGATCAAGAAACTAATAAAACAATGATAGTCTAATAAAAATTTTAATAATGCTATATAATACCTCTATGAAATCCTAGGGGTGCTTAGTAAAACTAGGCTGAGAACATACCCTTGAACTTGTAGGATAATGCCAAAAAGAAAGGATAAAATTGATAGATTCTATCAAGCTACAATTGCGCGATCTAAGCTTAGGATTTTGGATTGCTTTATTACTCTCTAGTCTCATTATTGCTTTACTTATGATTTTTTATAAAGAAAATACCATAATCTTGCTAGCAAGCTTATGTGGGATTTTTTATATATTCTTTGCAGGGCAAGGAAAGTTTTTGTGCTTTATTTTTGGGCTACTTTATTGCATTCTCTATGCTTATGTAAGCTACAAAGCTCAATTATATGGAGAAATGCTACTAACATTTTTATACATTCCTCTTAATTTACTTGGAATTTTTAATTGGATCAAAAATCAAAATCTCTCTAAAACAAAAATAAAAATACAAACACTAAATAATCTACAAATATCTCTTTATCTTTTGCTTTTAATCTTTGTAAGTATCTTTTATGGAATCTTTTTAGAAAAAATAGATGCAAAGTTCCCATTTTTAAACGCTTTTAGCACAATCGCTCAAATTATTGCTTTTTATTTGCAAATCCATCGCTACAAAGAAAA
The Helicobacter sp. 'house sparrow 1' DNA segment above includes these coding regions:
- the pnuC gene encoding nicotinamide riboside transporter PnuC, translated to MIDSIKLQLRDLSLGFWIALLLSSLIIALLMIFYKENTIILLASLCGIFYIFFAGQGKFLCFIFGLLYCILYAYVSYKAQLYGEMLLTFLYIPLNLLGIFNWIKNQNLSKTKIKIQTLNNLQISLYLLLLIFVSIFYGIFLEKIDAKFPFLNAFSTIAQIIAFYLQIHRYKENYLIVTFANIILCYIWLELFLQNPIYLAQTLNMFLFLILGIFYYFKWNQEAKENKG